The following nucleotide sequence is from Phycisphaera sp..
CGGCCGGCTCGCACCCAACTCGACCCGACCGACCGTCGAGCCCTCCGCAACCGACAGGAACACATGCGAGCCCGGATAGCCCGAGACCGTGCCCCGCCAGAACGCGATGGACGATGGATCGAAATCGGCCGGCCGCTCGCCGGCCCCGTCGGCGACCACCACCCGGGCATCGGGCGCGAACACGCCGAAGGGCTCAAGGACGAGGTCGACCTGGGTTCCATCGGGCAGGGGGAATCGCTCGAGGATCGCCGACTCGCCGGCCAGGGCGTCACGGTCTAGGGTGAGCACCACACCGGGTGTTGCCGGCGACCACCGACCGTCCTGTGCCCGGGCGTGCCCGACCAGCACCAGAACGCACACGCACGCCGCGATCGCGGCCGCCAGCCGATGCACCATCTGGAACCTCCCCTACCGGGCCAGCGCGGCCCCTGGCCATCAATATACCACAAGACCCGCCAACGGTGGCACCGATTTTGGTCCCATCCGGCGAGATTCAGTTGTCTGGGTCGTCGTCGCCCACCCGCTGGGCGGTCTTGTCCAGCCGGTTGGCCAGCAGCACGATCAGGACGAGCACGGCGATGGTGAGCGCGACGGACACGAGCCCGAGCCCGGCGGCCGCCCCCGCGGCGGCGATGGCCCACAGGCCAGCAGCGGTGGTCAGCCCCTTGACCTGGCCTTTGGACTGGATGATGGCCCCCGCCCCGAGAAAACCCACGCCGCCGACGATGGCCGAGATGATGCGCGTCGCGTGGCCCGCGCTCGACTCGGCGTGGATGAGCATGTACTCGAACAGCTCGGTGCTCATGAGCGCGAAGCCGGCGGCCCCCAGCGAGACCATCGCGTAGGTGCGCAGGCCGGCGAAGTGGCCCTTGCTCTCCCGCTCGAAGCCGGCGACGCCGCCGAAGACGACGGCCAGGACGAGGCGGAGCGGGCCGTGGTACCACTCATCGGGGGATTGCATGGCGGTGCCGAAGAGGGTTTCGAGCATGCCCAGAGGCTAGCGCGATCCGAACAATCGGCCCTCTCGGCATCGATTCTCGGGATTCCAGTGTACGCGGACGTTCCACGTCTTTATGCGGACGTTTCACGTCCTGTATTTGGACGTTGCGGCGTTCGATCGTCCCCCACGAGCC
It contains:
- a CDS encoding MgtC/SapB family protein, producing the protein MLETLFGTAMQSPDEWYHGPLRLVLAVVFGGVAGFERESKGHFAGLRTYAMVSLGAAGFALMSTELFEYMLIHAESSAGHATRIISAIVGGVGFLGAGAIIQSKGQVKGLTTAAGLWAIAAAGAAAGLGLVSVALTIAVLVLIVLLANRLDKTAQRVGDDDPDN